A window from Musa acuminata AAA Group cultivar baxijiao chromosome BXJ3-10, Cavendish_Baxijiao_AAA, whole genome shotgun sequence encodes these proteins:
- the LOC135651113 gene encoding uncharacterized protein LOC135651113 — protein sequence MGRYMNQYDKEYLKMAIMKQEATFRQQVHELHHLYHVQQLLMREMNNTNKTDAHNRTPDLKLPAGEFSGKKDRNVSTTVEAYRESDLELTLATGSSARGKRKETSSTSDSGSSFSSSSTQSGGTKRSSNGSGQCPVRDMRFQHGIEERMREDGIKQPPWFSRCLSLNMA from the exons ATGGGGAGATACATGAATCAGTATGACAAAGAGTACTTGAAGATGGCCATCATGAAGCAGGAAGCCACCTTCAGACAACag GTGCATGAACTCCACCATTTGTACCATGTTCAGCAGCTGCTGATGAGGGAGATGAACAACACCAACAAGACGGATGCACATAACCGGACACCTGATCTGAAGCTGCCGGCAGGGGAATTCAGTGGGAAGAAAGATAGAAACGTGAGTACGACGGTGGAGGCTTACCGAGAGAGCGACTTGGAGCTGACGCTTGCAACTGGAAGCAGCGCCCGAGGAAAAAGGAAAGAGACATCATCGACTTCAGATTCTGGATCAAGCTTTTCTTCATCCTCGacgcagtctggtggtaccaaacGAAGCAGCAACGGATCTGGGCAGTGTCCGGTCCGGGATATGAGATTCCAACATGGGATCGAGGAACGAATGAGGGAGGATGGGATAAAGCAGCCTCCTTGGTTCTCTCGATGCTTGAGCCTCAACATGGCATGA